The genomic region ttaatgtggaccgGTTACTGCTTCAGCGAGCACACGTATCCATGTCAATCAAACCGattgcaatggagaaagggagtgcAATCATTTGCAGTTTAGTAACCTTGCAACATccacgatttcagtttcaatgaaATCAATTGAGCAGCATTAATGAATATCACACTGGTGTCTCAAAGGTCACGGTGTGCtgatttttaatgtgttttagatTATTTCTGCTCATGCAAGCGCATGTAATACAATGAGACTTTTCAGCAAGACAGTGAATTtgcactgcatttatatgattgtACTATTTTAAAGAGTAtaaaatgctgaatataatgtataataatgctaagggtcctgatatttgatagtcctgataatgctaaatgtaatgtctgatttcaccattaaatttataccatggcaaacattatttcactggataagcatacacatatttttgaaaagaatagtttagaaacatgttaTCAAtagtgacaatactattttaaaacctacaatattaatttaaaatacataaattgtatgtaatcagtgacagtcaagcatatgtatctaacataattatgtatttttcagttgtgcagaattattaatatttctattctggagtcaccattgccctctgatGGGTTCATTGTTAAACCCACTCCACCCccgatggatcattttactctttaatgaacagtactttttgttaagttttacaagtaaaggaactgttatgcatatgtcctgaaagtaataataataataaattctaaCTTaaattttcatgattcaggctttgttcaaagttttgtgagagtatagaatcgtgaattcagtactgtaaatCGAACCAAATCCTTACACCCTTTATCATTtccattattttaaaaatcatattttaataaaatacaggaaataaatttTTGGGTATATctgattaatcgaagaaataatcgaagattaattgattatcaaaataatcattagttgcagccctatctGTGTTATATTTCATCTGCATCAACAATGAAAAGAGAAAAGTATAGGAAAAGAGTTAACTTTGGTTTGCCCTTAACTACACTTTACTACATGCATGATTACATGAAAACATCAGCGGCTCTCCACGCAAAAAACCCCGCAACAATGCGCTGTTTCTTCTCCAGTACGGTAGGAAGCATTGAAAGGTGTCGTACATGAAATGCAATAAAGAATACTGAATGAATAATAGTAAAATGAAATGAATAACATGCATGTCATGATAACTGTAACAGGATGATTGACAGGTCAGTGTACGTAACAGATACACGTGACTGAGTGGTCTTTGGTTTCAAGATGTGATTTTATGACGTGATAGTATGTCCCAAAACTTGCACAGTTTTTTGCTACACACTAAAGAGTAGACACTTCTCAATCACAAAAAGAATGCACACTTGAAGGGCATACTATAAGTAGGCAAATTGGGACGCagcaaaagtttatttttgcaattccatttggagGCGCTAGTGGcagagaaattacatacttcagctttatgtataaaaaaaaaaataaaaaaaataaaaaaaaaactattttgtaaaACTCTTCTGCATTAAGttccatttttaaaaacagaataaaagcCCATTACAAATCATAGAACAGTGTTGGTGCAATGTTTTTATCACACATCCACACAAACTGTTTTACCAATGAATAACTTTCTATGACTGAAACTCTCCTATCAGACCTTTCTATTAACATAAGGGTGCATTCATCTACTGCAAACACCATGTAGACTCTCACAGAGTAAATGCCTCGTATTTCCAGTAGATGAAGAACCCTTCTGTTGTCGTTCTGTCTAATTGTAATCTAATAGAATGTTAAACACAATGTCTAAAAAATGTTCACTGCTTGCAAGGATGGCTAATTTTGTCTCACGAGGCTCATGAAGGtattttttggttcttttttctGATTGAAGCATGATGCTACACAGTGCATAGGAAGAAGTGATGTCAGAACAAAAGGTCCCTGGCCAGTAACCGTGTGTGGGCTGTTGTTGCAGACATTTTCTTGGCAGAAGCTTTCTTTAAGATTTCAAATAGACTGACAtaagaatgtactgtatatgctgcCTAGTGACAGTTCAGCAGGTAGCCAAGACTACAATTTAtatacaaaaatcaaataaatacaaaactctTGAATGGCCACTAGACAAATACAATCTAATTTTGAGGGTGAAAACCGAACACTTCAAAGTACAGTGTGTAATTTTGGCATCaacggaatttcaaaaataatgactgtttaccAATCACTGCTTCATCTGCCATTAGTCGAGCCAAACACAAGTCTTGCCCAATCTCTTACCATTggtttgaactaataatgctatGTCGGGCGGATCGGGttgctcaaacagagcaatgctttgaaagtgccacagagccacagtgtttacacttttctgggaaattaacctacgaatggttcacttatagttgtctctccaTATtaggctggaataagagaaaatattttaagataaGAAAATGACTTCACCCTaatacaaacaaaagtaacatacAACGCTTTGAGTGCCATGGGTACCTTATCTTTAACAGAAGCACATTTAATTCCAAAATTAACTTCACATTTTCAGTCACTTACCTTTTAAGATATCCAATCGTATCTTGAGGATTCACTTGCGCTGTCCTCTCTGTATCATTCAAGAACTTCAGCCTGAGCACCATGTTTCTTTGGGTGTCGTGTGGTGCATCTTCGGCCAAAGGCTGTGTGGCACTTGGGACACTGGCTGAAGGCTGAGACGAGGGACCTGCTGCATCTCGATGTCTCAACCCATCCCGCCCAATCCCTCCTTCCTCCAAGAGGCCTGCCTCACCTCCTCCAGTCCTACTACCATCTGGGGTCTGTCCCTCCGCTCCCGCTTCTGTTCCAGGCTCACTCTTGTCACTCTCACTGACGCCACCGGGCGATGAGTCTGTGTTACCCGGAGGGAGAGGCTCCTGGCTGTCAGTCTCTGTAGAGGGGGCGGTCCCTGGGCTAGGTGAGATGAGGTGTTCGGGGGGTTCAACAGTGTGAGTGGAGGCCCAGGCCAGAACCAGGACGAGCACCAGGAACACTACTCCAAAGAGCAGGGTGACCTCATCACCCACCCCCTCTATTAGAGTCATCCTGGTCTGCTGTGTCCTGGACTAAGGCAACTTCAGACTAGGCACCTACAGCACATGTTCACAATCACTAGTTACATTCCTGGTGAGAAGATTTATTCCTCTGTCAAATACAGGgtatgcattatgtatcattaaAGATGACATGACTTGAATGAAGAgatcctaaagggatagttcacccaaaaatggtaattctctcatcatttactcaccctcatgccatcccagatgtgtatgacttactttcttctgctgaacactaactaagccctgttggtccattcagtgcaagtgaatggtggccaaaactttgtaactccaaaaagcacacaaaggcagcataaaacattgtgtgtggacatttatagtaaaaaaaaatgacttaaatattgatctgtttcacacccgcACAGATCGTAACCTCACCTttggaagacatggatttaatcaatggagtctggattacttttgtgctgcttttatgtgctttttggagcttcaaagttcttgtcaccattcacttgccatttatggaccaacagagctgagatatccttctaaaaatctttgtttgtgctctgcagaagatccaaagtcatacacaactgggatggcatgagggtgagtaaatgatgagagaattttcatttttgggagaactatccctttaaaggagcaCCAAGAAAATGGATAGTCAGACAGGCCATCACACAGATAGGCAAGAAAGAGAAGGAGGGGGCTACTTAAAGCAGAATACAGGCCTtatgcatgtttgtttacatatatttatttacttttaatttaaaaaagttttggcCTATCTGAAAATTCCATCAATGTAAGCCTATGGGCTTTTTTAAATTACTGATCGCCTGGTTCGGAAAAACCTATGTCCAATATAGTTAGAAATAACAGAACAGACTGAAAGTGTGTACGGAGAGTGggtgtagcttgaaagctgtaggatgagttgcatttattcattttggtctttgtttagggattttgaaaaaaataataataataataataagacaatAAGAATAACATAGAACAGGCCAGCATAAATACGCATGAAGCATATCCAGCTGGATCATCCATAAATTTATTTGTAAATACAGTTTTTTCTCCAGACCACAATTGGGTAAGCAGAAAGAGTTTTTATGTAATCCTTTAAACTGTTACACGCCTAAGCTGCAACCTTTGAACACAAAGGTACTGTGAAGTGGTCCTGCATTTTCCCCTCTTTAACTGTGAACGTCAGCATGTTTCAGGCCGTATCTCAGGCTGCATGATAACAGGTACTTTCATTATGTATGCAGTCCACTGCATAGTATACTTCCAAAGAGGGCAAAACAGGCTTACCAGTCCAGAACACTGAAATACTTTTATACTAAGTTACAGATAACAGATATTTCCAAACAGATATTTCGGCACAACGCGCGCCAGATACAAAACTAACgcagatattttaaagaaaaccCAATTATCTACATTTCCCAAATTCAGTGAATGTCGATAGGTGTAATCATTTACACGAACAATTGAATTTACACGTCAAACCCTTAGAACTTACTGAAAAAGTTACTTGATTGAACAGGAAACGGAAAAAACAGATGTAAACAGCCACGTAGCCGACACACatagcaaaacttttttttttttttaagtaaattcttATTTAAATCCGACAATCCTAGACTTCTCTGAAACCACAAGTCTTTGGTCAAGAGCAACCGGTCTGTGAAATGTGAGACAGGTAAGCGCTCGCGCACTGCTCACCGCTACAGCCACGAAAAGAGCTCGCGAGCAGCCGACTCGCGCTCAACACCGATGGTTATTTAGTTACGTCTTAACTGGACGAGCCTCCAAGGTGAGTCGATTTGTAACTGTACAAAACTTGTATGGGTTTCCGGAAAAATACTTACAGTTGACATATCACATCGTATGAAGGTCCATTATTAGCACCGTTCATCGGCAGCGCTTCCTGATCACTTGCAGAACAGAGCAGTGCAAAAATGACTACTTccggtaaaaaataaataaataaataaataaataaatgacacgtCAAAATAAAGGTACACTGGCTTGACACTAATCTAACCATAAATTAActgtttattttttggaatcacCGATAAATTACACGTAAATGAAAAAATGATAACTTTAATTCTACAAGTagcaaatatttaagaaaatggGAACACTTAATCAGTCAATGAAGTTGTGCCAAAATGTTTAGTTGTTATAGGGTTCATTTGCATCCAAAAGAATGGGCATAACTCTTTAGGGACTCAGTGGTGTCTTCGCATCTTTTTGCAACTAGATAATCTGAATATATTGTCTTCACTGTCtgtctttcacacacacatgcttagACGTGTCAGATACAAAATGACTTATTCAGAGCTGCCACTAACACCTGATCAGATTCTGTTAAACAAAGACTGAATCCAGGGCTCTCCTTATGTTTAAGAAgacaattttaaaggaatagttcacccccaaaatgaacattctctcatcatttactcactctcatgccatcctagatgtgtaggtctttctttcttttgctgaacacaaacaaatattttaaaagaatatttcagctctgtaggtccattcaaggCAAGTCAAAAGGGTCCAGTACTTTGaatctcaaaaagcacataatggcagcataaaagtaattcatacaactgcagtggataaatccatatcttaagaagcgatatgataggtatggataagaaatatacatttttaagtccttttttatttattttttttataacaaatgtccactttcaaacagccctcctaagcactcTTCTTGCCTAAGGGTTCTTCCTCTTTTGTCtttgcaattcacattctttgtgcatatcaccacctactgggcagggagcagaatttatagtaaaaaattaaataaatattgatctgtttctcacccaaacctatcaatatcatttctgaagacatagatttaaccaatggattacttttatgctgcctttatgtgcttatcttcagagttttggaccctggtgacttgcattgtatggagctacaaagCTGAGAGATCCCtctaaaatatttgtgttcttctgaagaaagagtgtaatacacatctgggatagcattatgtgagtaaatgatgagagagttttcatttatgggtgacgTAGCTTTTTAGATGATGGCAAAATCCCCTTGTAAGTCATGGTTTGTCTTTTGATCAGTAGCCAGTCATCTCAAAGATTTACATATCAACATTTAATGAGGACTTCGGAGGAATGTTTCAGTGCTAGCCTTGAGCAACCTTCAAATTCTAAAACTAGAAAAGACAAACAAGGTTTTctgctttttcatttttaataatattttcatataGACATTTTACTATGTATATAAACAGACATTTTGATCCATTTTCACACCCGCTACCTGACACACGTTCACGCACACAGTCCACTTACATTCACTTTCCATAATAAATTATCTTTCCCTCTAAAGAAAGCAAATGCACACAGAGAAAGTGGTATATGGATGACTCAACCATAAAATAAGTCATCCATATTAATAAGATCTCTGATTTAAAGATCTTTATTCTTTTCACATTCAGTccctacatttttgcagatttaaGCAAGGCCTTGAAAAATTTTGCAAACCATAATTGCTTGTTTAGCTGAAATTAACTATGCACAATTACTTTTGTACTAACTGAAGTAAACTATGACAGCACTTAAAtatcagacaaaaataaatggtCAGTGTTAGCCTATCCATATAAACCCAATTTCCATGTATTAATttcttttgcataaaaaaaaaaaaccaaacattattttttaatcgCAGCAACATTTTAACCTAAAGACCTTTGTTAAACTTCTCTTTAGAACTTATCTGAAGACAACAATGAGGGAAAATCTGTACACTAAAGGCACAATCAAAAATTCAACATTCTCCACATGGGAGAgataaacattatttaataattatcctGCAGTTAACTGGGTGCATTGCTTTCCCCTCACATGTCACCAAAGCtgacaatcatattttttttttaaatatctagaTATTACCCTTTCCTGCATATAATAATCCCTGTACATTCCTTTTCCCACTGTAACTCCATACAGTTCACATCCAATAGACTTATAAGACTTTAATCAACAGCCCCACATATTTCTTAATATACATCCATGCTTATCCTAAACCCTCAATTCTTTCAGTTGTAAAATCAAAGAGCAGCatctaaaataaagaaatacaaatagtTGTGGCTCACCAACAGACCACTCCACACTTGTGTTTACAAGGTGCCTCACTTCCATAAAATATACTATAACTCATACTTGCCCCATAAGACAAACTTAGTGTCTATTCCCAAGCATGCACCTAAACACACCAAAATAACAGTGAGGACAAAGGGATGTGGGAACaccattaaaacaaaattaaaatagaaaatgcTTGAGCACATTTAATAACAAACAACCTGCTCCTCTCACACATTCGTGATCACACCAATGACCAAATATACCAAAAACTTTCCAGAAGTGCTAATGAATTGTGATATTGTACAATGATCAATAGTTCCATTACTTAAAACTAAAATGCCCTTAATTGTTGGCTGGGGGGGAAGTAATGTCTGCTTTATGATGCGGTAAAATCAATCAGAAACCTAGGCACAGTTAAACTTACTACATACCATACACCAATTTAAATTTGGCCTCTCTATAACCAAATAATTAAGATAAAACCCTCCCATATTTCTTGTGTTAACAGATGTGTTGTCCTAAAAACAAAGGGCTGTTCACATCCTGTGTgtacaaacacatttacagacactcacatacacacgcaGACACATACGTACACAACAGTCTTTCTGAAAACAACAAAACCTCTTGAAATCGTGAAAGTTGCACATGCTCTCTgaagcacacaaacaaacattctcTTCTTTTATGACGTCATAAAGGAACATCCAGCAGCTTTTTGTGCAGGTACTGTTTCACTTCCTCTATCCCATTCAGCTTCTCCAACTCCAGATAGGGCAACTGCAAGTGAAAtgagaaaaatataaattctgcaTTATTTCACTAACAAAACAGTGCCAAAAATGCCATGATATTGCAGCTTTTTGGACATAATAGTATTTTATGAAATACCTGGTAATCATGTATTACCATGGAATATATATCAAACCACCAtgttattaccatctgatacaaaTCGCTGTACCATAGTACAGcatttttttttgtaagagtTTTACATAAAATCACATTTTACATAAATATGATGGCAGATGAATTTTAGATCTTAATCTTCAGtctgaaagaataaaaataaccAATTCTTTTCCTTCCTAAATAATGATGGATGTTATGTGTATGTCTTTTTTACCTGTAGTATAATGTACCCCAGCAAGTGCAGGTGGCGGTCTCTCATTGCCCTGGATCCGACCAGCACATCAGAATTATGGCAATAATGCCATTTATCAtttactgacattataactctGCATTTGTGAAAGGACAGATAGCTTGTGTTAAAGGTGGTGAGCCAAACATTCAAGTCCAGATAGCTTTCACCACTTTCATCCtggataaatgtttatttaagccAAAATTTTTTGCTGCAATTCTTTATTAAAGCGCAACAGTgcacacccactttttcagccgtcttggttccggaagtattttttcccattCAATCCTTCAATAGGcaattcataaaatccttcataaaaaataatctaaGCCAACCAGCTCTAAAGTGAATTACAGCATTACAGGCTTTGAAAATTATTGGAAAAGACAAGGgtacaagactgtgcacttaCTGTCTTTCCTGAAGGCAtgattataagtacagaaacaatatattttaattttattgcaaaatacagTATTCAGGTACTTACAAATGTATACATAGTTTGAACATGTATTAAGACTGACTCAATTGCATCATTTATAATAGCTGCAACACTCGCTGGATTGGTGGTGCGTTTCTCCTCAGGATCattggtagtgtagttcttcaccaggaattacgctattaaacacgatttggaaaaattaagttgaaataacacggactgatggcttcaaaagaagcgtataccattgatgaacatcctcagagctcatggtaggtctgtattAAAAGACTTAAAGGTTATCATAAAAAACTTAATTCACCTATAGAAAAATTGAATAGAATTTTTTCTTCCAGAAcccgactgttgcgctctactCATTTTAATCAGTCTCACTGTgttaaaggggccatgacatgaggaatcaaattctCCATGAtcttttcaaatgtaaaagttcattgtactataaaaatatactgtaagtttcagaactcaaaacttcctcctcattgcaaaaagagcatttgttgaacccaagctgccaaaacgactcgttctctacttcctatacattgtgatgtcacactgtggtagacatttgcatctgattgAATCCACAACAACACTGTCAATGCCTGCTTTGCCTGATAATCTCCATAGcccacccagtagcggtgagcagtgagatgcaagaagagagcaggtcagtcaagagcagagagccagtcagaacagtggccgtttactgcCAAGTCTTAAAGAAGATGCAGCACCAAAATCAGAGCATTTCTGAcaaagggtcagaatgagggtggaaaataattatgttttaCTAATATATGACTATTTtttgtgagaaaaaaacaaaactttacaaatattataagtgaacctcaaggaagatattacaataataaaaaaggcatgtcataacCCCTTAAGGATTTAGGCCTGGCTAACCTGTAGACTGACCTTTTCACTTGCTCTCCTGTGGTCCGGTCAGCTTCTGGGTTTTCTGGGTTGTGAAGTTGCAGTGGAGAACTGGCCACTACATCACTCTCACTACCCTCTGGGTACGTCACACCTTCATAAAATGTAGTGATCTCACAGTCTGGTCCCGGGTTTGCTCCTTTTGAGATGACAGTACCCCCTTCATCCTCCAGAATTTTCCCAATTGAGAACTGGAAGAGGGAATCTTGTGGGGCAACGGTCCCTGGAACAGAAGGCCCTGCCTGGGTCAGGCAGTCTGAGGGGCTACTAAGGGTGGAGCTGTCCTGGCTCTCCAGAGAGTGCTCCTTGGCTAGAGAAGAGTAATAATCTGAAGTTGTGTAATATGGGTTGTAGTCCAATTTTACCGTTCCATTAGGACCAACTCTCTGAGCTGTTGCTCCTGCTGTTTGGGGGAGCATGTGAGCTGAGAGGAAGGCAGACTCATCTCCTGAACGTTTGTCACCCCCTTCATCCAGTGAAGAGGCAAAAGGGGAGAACTTCTGGAAGTCAGTAGTGAGAGCTGCGACAGAGCCAAACCCCTCGGGAGATTTGAGGTTTAGTACTACACATGGGGTTGAACCTGCGCCTAATGATGCTGCTGGTGTCCCAGTCCTGATGGGGAGAACACGACCTGTGCTGTCAATCCACAGCAGGAAATCTGGCATAGGGGAAAAGCACACGAGTTTCAAATATcgctaaaaaaacaaaagtctGAATGCATATGCGGTGGTAGAAATGGTTTCATTATAAAAAGGAAAGAACCTGTGCAATATCCTGGTGCTAGAACCTCATCCTGTTTGTAGCCGTGCTCGCCAACAAGCTGCCTGAGTGCCTCTGCAACCAGACCTTTGTAACTGAAATACAAACAATACACTCTGAGCTCACTGTTGATGTCAGCTGGACATTTTCCTGAAGTTTCAATGTCAAATAAAAGTGTACAAACTTTGTGTAAGCACGTCCTGTTGTCCAAAACAACTACACTCAACAACTAAATTCCAGTACACTGTCCGCATACACTAAAAGAAATGTGAGAAACTTGGGTTGTCTTTGGCAACAATCTCAAAATGGATAAACAGATAAATTCGGTTGTTAGATCAAGCTTCTTTAACTTACGCCTCTTATCCAAAGTGAAACCTTTTCTCACACGCGTTTATCACATCTCGGCTTGACTACTGTAACTCTTTATATTATGGAATAAACTCTTCTGCGCTAACATGCTTACAAATGGTACAAAACGCAGCAGCCAGACTCTTGAAGCGTGTCAAGAAACACGAATCAATATCGATTTCAAAATTCTCATTCTAGTATATAAATAGTTGAAAAATCTGATGCCTCTATATCTTGCCAACTTTCTGACACCATACAATCCCCCTAGGGCCCTGaggtcagaaaaacaaaaactgcttAATCACACCAAAGACCAGACTCAAGCAAAAAGGTGACCAGGTTTTTACGGTAGCCGGCCCCAAACTATGGAATGCACTGCCTCTGCCGAATCTCTTCCAGCTTTCAAAACCATGTTAAAAACCCACTACTTCTCAAAGGCTTATAATCTCGTCTGAATTCTTTTTCtgcttaaaacatatttttttaacccACGCTTAAACCCACTCGGGTTTACACTGGTGTCTAAACTCTTTTCttgtttaaacatgtttttaaattcATGTTCAAAACCCACTATCTCTCCTCAGCCTTAAAATACTGCCTAAATCCTCTATTTGATAAAACGTgtctttttttaacttttttatattttaatgtcaaaattttcatttttgtatttgactgtaaagcactttggtcaacaaaTTTGTTTTATTAGTGCTTTATAAATACAGTTGACATTGACATTGACAAAAGAGAATTTCTCTTCAATCTAATTGACTCACCTGTATTTACGGTTCACCTCATCTGCAGTTAGCGCGTGATCAAACATGAGCACtttatgggagtcctgaaggcgaGGTCCAGTATAATCCCTGTATTCCAACTCTACAGCTGCATCCAGTAGTGAAAGGTACCGCCGTACAATCAGGGCATACGGACTGTCTACATAAAATACAGAACAGACTCATGCTCAAATTTAATTGCAATTGGGGAAAAGAATCATTCATTCATCCACTCTttctactgtatatttgtgtCCAGAAAGGATTGTTTTCAATACTGTATTATACTACAATGAGAATCatcttttttctaatttaatttggGTAAATGTGCCAAGgctaaattgtcatgaaaataattttataatgcaaaaaatctgtatggtcctaaaataggctctCTTTTTCccgcaaaataaaatgtatttttttgacaCATGACCCAGACATTtcaataggcttcattttctttatgcaaaatataatttcttattttttcttttgattttgtggggAAACATGACCCAGACATTTCTTTGTAAGATTCACCTATAAAGATCCTTTATTGAATTTCGGCACAGTGTTATTGAGTTTCAGCAGTTATGTGGGGCTTTGTATTAAAGGAATGATTTGcccaaaaaattttaattctcgtattatttactcattttccctaataccatcccagatgtgtatgactttctttcttctgcagaacacaaatgaagatttttttagaggaatctcacagctctgtaggttcatacaaatgcaagtgaatggtgaccaaaacttttgaaactccaaaaaacacaaaggcagcataaaagttatccatacaactccagtgggttaattaatgtcttctgaagtgatctaatcagttttggttgagaaacagaccaaaatataactccttattcactataaatcttgatatcagccATCTCCTTGCCGATCATGATTACAAGCTCGATTAAacaaagtgtaatcaagcttgaaatgatgattgtgccaagagactgcaatggtaagatgtacagtgaaaatgga from Myxocyprinus asiaticus isolate MX2 ecotype Aquarium Trade chromosome 5, UBuf_Myxa_2, whole genome shotgun sequence harbors:
- the LOC127441431 gene encoding transmembrane and ubiquitin-like domain-containing protein 1 translates to MTLIEGVGDEVTLLFGVVFLVLVLVLAWASTHTVEPPEHLISPSPGTAPSTETDSQEPLPPGNTDSSPGGVSESDKSEPGTEAGAEGQTPDGSRTGGGEAGLLEEGGIGRDGLRHRDAAGPSSQPSASVPSATQPLAEDAPHDTQRNMVLRLKFLNDTERTAQVNPQDTIGYLKRTHFAGQEHQVRLIYQGQLLQDDTQTLSSLNLANNSVLHCHISQHATQAMPAGAQAADQVHVALNVGSLMVPLFVLMLSVLWYFQIQYRQFFTAPATASLVGITIFFSFVAFGVYRR